A window of the Cystobacter fuscus genome harbors these coding sequences:
- the agmC gene encoding adventurous gliding motility protein AgmC, with protein MKNTLFTKWLAAALWVLALGSTAALAEPDTFYLGDGHNGAFRAGSESIVNSYAQVVSPLLEGDTEISVTACTASPCFAGGELVMVFQTTGFLGTPPQIEDPAPPTSLNSTEVGRWELARVDSVSGTTLKLKAPLVRGYAAQVTQVIRVPEFTEVNVGPEDSIIAKPWDGKVGGVLAFLSTGNVRNLGMISTDGAGFRGGVFVGDSGGSGSTGCSGDEESAPKGAQKGEGIANTYHGPGHTGRGYILNGGGGGVCLRSGGGGGANHGKGGMGGFSSFTDGSRSVGGRAGAPIRDYSLLQRFVPGGGGGAGHGSPASVPRGGSGGGVLFIRALSLSGTGSLLATGSSGYFSNTEAGGGGGAGGSIHLRLATSAVCGDIDASGGNGGSPNTKQVGPGGGGGGGVVLLQAANGAGCVADSSSVLGGLSGSQKDTSAPVGVSYGAERGAGGRVETIDRGFVMPNVPTVSAPANGTSTNSAHPNVTGTATPNTIVVIYIDGKEASRGISNAAGGYVVALLDALTEGAHSVQAATELDGVQSLKSTANAFTVDTLRPEAPVVTVPGEGDFVSTLRPVIQGTAEANSTVTVYLDNRPPVTVTASGTGDWTYTPAFDLAQGGHTVKATATDTAGNVSPESNVRGFNVDTLAPAAPVVSTPAQGSHSNNKLPVITGTAEANATVTVYLDGSVVGTAPVDGAGAWSFTTAELTDGTYTVKVTATDAAGNVSPESNTRTFTIDTQAPAAPVVSTPTEGSYVTTPVIITGRAEAGSTVTVLIDGVPVGLVTANASGEWTYEASAVLEGPREVKVTATDAANNTSAESNTRTFIVDATAPLAPVVSTPADGAFVNTRTPVITGTAEADTTVTVYLNGSSVGTAPVDGAGAWSFTTAELTDGGTYTVKVTATDAAGNISPESNTRTFHVDVTVPVAPVITAPADGAFVNTRTPVITGTAEANTTVTVYLDGSSVGTAPVDALGAWSFTTAELTDGGTYTVKVTATDAAGNISPESNTRTFHVDVTVPVAPVITAPADGALVNTRVNVITGTAEANTTVTVYLDGSSVGTVPVDASGAWSFTTAELTDGGTYAVKVTATDAAGNISPESSTHTFRVDATAPVAPVITAPADGAFVNTRTPVITGTAEANTTVTVYLNGSSVGTAPVDGAGNWSFTTAELTDGGTYAVKVTATDAAGNISPESNTRTFHVDVTVPVAPVVIAPDEGSLFNTRTPAISGTAEAGTTVTVYLNGSAVGTAPVNTLGNWSFTTAELPDGTYTVKVTATDVAGNVSPESNTRAFRVDVTAPPAPVITAPADGALVNTRVNVITGTAEANTTVTVYLNGSAVGTAPVNGTGAWSFTTAELANGTYAVKVTTTDAAGNISPESNTRTFRVDATAPPAPVITAPAEGALVNTRINIIMGTAEVGTWVTVYINGSSVGTAPVDSVGNWSFRTAQLADGTYAVTAYATDAAGNDSPVAPERHFTVDASAPETFIVTHPPESSPTTDAAFTFRAEDASFPVTYQCTLDGQSIACTESLALIVSEGKHTLTVSAVDALGNRDATPASFSWTVDTVAPEAPVVVAPAEGAALESNSPVVISGTAEPDSTVMLLLDGQEIVVKANAAGEWSYSASGLAPGPYQVTARARDAAGNVGPESAPRSFTVLDSARVPDTEISSGPSGTTAERDATFTFGSEQGVSFECSLDGAEFAPCTSPVTYTDLAEGEHTFQVRARDARGIVDDTPASRTWTVGEADIAYLGGGFGCSASGGDSSLVLMALGSLLAMARRRRAAH; from the coding sequence ATGAAGAACACACTCTTCACGAAGTGGCTCGCGGCCGCGCTGTGGGTGCTGGCGCTCGGTTCGACGGCGGCGCTGGCCGAGCCGGACACCTTCTATCTGGGCGATGGGCACAACGGCGCGTTCAGGGCGGGCTCCGAGAGCATCGTCAACAGCTATGCCCAGGTGGTGTCTCCCCTGTTGGAGGGAGACACGGAGATTTCGGTCACCGCCTGCACGGCGTCGCCCTGCTTCGCTGGCGGGGAGCTGGTGATGGTGTTCCAGACGACCGGCTTCCTGGGGACTCCTCCCCAGATAGAGGACCCCGCGCCGCCCACTTCGCTCAACAGCACCGAGGTGGGCCGCTGGGAGCTGGCGCGGGTGGATTCCGTGTCGGGGACGACGCTGAAGCTCAAGGCGCCGCTCGTTCGTGGGTACGCGGCGCAGGTGACCCAGGTCATCCGGGTGCCCGAGTTCACGGAGGTGAACGTGGGCCCCGAGGACTCCATCATCGCGAAGCCCTGGGATGGCAAGGTGGGAGGAGTCCTGGCGTTCCTGTCCACGGGCAACGTCCGCAACCTGGGAATGATCAGCACGGACGGGGCGGGCTTCCGGGGAGGTGTGTTCGTCGGTGACTCCGGTGGGAGCGGCTCGACGGGATGCTCGGGTGACGAGGAGTCCGCGCCCAAGGGAGCTCAAAAAGGAGAGGGCATCGCCAATACCTACCATGGGCCCGGCCATACGGGACGCGGCTACATCCTCAATGGCGGCGGTGGAGGTGTCTGCCTCAGGTCGGGCGGAGGCGGAGGCGCCAACCATGGCAAGGGCGGTATGGGAGGGTTCTCCTCCTTCACGGACGGGAGCCGGAGCGTGGGAGGCCGCGCCGGGGCGCCCATCCGCGACTATTCGCTCCTCCAGCGGTTCGTTCCGGGTGGTGGAGGTGGCGCGGGTCACGGCAGCCCGGCGTCCGTCCCGCGAGGGGGCAGCGGAGGTGGCGTGCTCTTCATCCGTGCCCTCTCCCTCTCCGGCACGGGAAGTCTGCTCGCGACGGGCTCCTCGGGCTATTTCAGCAACACGGAGGCAGGAGGAGGTGGTGGAGCGGGTGGCAGCATCCACCTGCGCCTGGCCACGAGCGCGGTCTGCGGTGACATCGATGCCAGCGGTGGCAACGGAGGAAGCCCCAACACCAAGCAGGTCGGTCCGGGTGGCGGTGGCGGTGGTGGTGTCGTCCTGTTGCAGGCCGCCAACGGTGCTGGCTGCGTGGCCGATAGCAGCAGCGTCCTGGGCGGCTTGTCGGGCAGTCAGAAGGATACCTCCGCGCCAGTGGGGGTGTCGTACGGTGCGGAAAGGGGCGCTGGCGGCCGGGTGGAGACGATCGATCGGGGCTTCGTCATGCCCAACGTGCCCACGGTGAGCGCGCCCGCCAACGGTACCTCTACGAACAGCGCGCACCCCAATGTCACGGGCACGGCCACGCCCAACACGATCGTGGTCATCTACATCGATGGCAAGGAGGCGAGCCGGGGGATCTCCAACGCGGCGGGTGGTTACGTCGTGGCGCTGTTGGATGCCCTCACCGAGGGTGCTCACTCCGTCCAGGCCGCGACGGAGCTGGATGGCGTCCAGAGCCTCAAGAGCACGGCGAATGCCTTCACCGTGGACACCCTTCGTCCGGAGGCTCCCGTCGTGACGGTGCCGGGCGAGGGTGACTTCGTGAGCACGCTGCGTCCTGTCATCCAGGGCACGGCCGAGGCCAACAGCACCGTGACGGTCTACCTGGACAACCGGCCTCCGGTCACCGTGACCGCGAGCGGCACGGGGGACTGGACGTATACGCCGGCTTTCGACCTGGCGCAGGGGGGCCACACGGTGAAGGCCACGGCCACGGACACGGCGGGCAATGTCAGCCCCGAGTCCAATGTGCGCGGCTTCAACGTGGACACCCTGGCGCCCGCCGCTCCGGTGGTGAGCACGCCCGCCCAGGGCTCCCATTCCAACAACAAGCTTCCCGTCATCACGGGCACGGCCGAGGCCAATGCCACGGTGACGGTCTACCTCGACGGCTCGGTCGTGGGCACGGCGCCGGTGGATGGCGCGGGCGCCTGGAGCTTCACCACGGCGGAGCTGACGGACGGCACGTACACGGTGAAGGTGACGGCCACGGACGCGGCGGGCAACGTCAGCCCCGAGTCCAACACCCGCACCTTCACCATCGATACGCAGGCCCCCGCCGCACCGGTCGTGTCGACGCCCACCGAGGGCTCGTATGTGACCACTCCCGTCATCATCACGGGCAGGGCCGAGGCGGGCAGTACCGTGACGGTCCTCATCGATGGCGTGCCCGTGGGGCTCGTCACCGCGAACGCCTCGGGTGAGTGGACCTATGAGGCCAGCGCGGTGCTGGAGGGTCCCCGCGAGGTGAAGGTCACGGCCACCGATGCGGCGAACAACACCAGCGCCGAGTCCAACACGCGCACCTTCATCGTGGACGCGACGGCTCCGCTGGCGCCGGTCGTGAGCACTCCGGCCGACGGGGCGTTCGTCAATACCCGCACGCCGGTCATCACCGGCACGGCCGAGGCCGATACCACGGTGACGGTGTATCTCAACGGCTCGTCAGTGGGCACGGCACCGGTGGATGGCGCGGGGGCCTGGAGCTTCACGACGGCGGAGCTGACAGACGGAGGGACGTACACGGTGAAGGTGACGGCCACGGACGCGGCGGGCAACATCAGCCCCGAGTCCAACACCCGCACCTTCCACGTGGACGTGACGGTTCCGGTGGCTCCTGTCATCACGGCTCCGGCCGACGGGGCGTTCGTCAATACCCGCACGCCGGTCATCACCGGCACGGCCGAGGCCAACACCACGGTGACGGTGTATCTCGATGGCTCGTCCGTGGGCACGGCGCCGGTGGATGCCTTGGGCGCCTGGAGCTTCACGACGGCGGAGCTGACAGACGGAGGGACGTACACGGTGAAGGTGACGGCCACGGACGCGGCGGGCAACATCAGCCCCGAGTCCAACACCCGCACCTTCCACGTGGACGTGACGGTTCCGGTGGCTCCTGTCATCACGGCTCCGGCCGACGGGGCGCTCGTCAACACGCGCGTCAACGTCATCACGGGCACGGCGGAGGCCAACACCACGGTGACGGTCTACCTCGATGGCTCGTCCGTGGGCACGGTGCCGGTGGATGCCTCGGGCGCCTGGAGCTTCACGACGGCGGAGCTGACGGACGGAGGGACGTACGCGGTGAAGGTGACGGCCACGGACGCGGCGGGCAACATCAGCCCCGAGTCCAGCACGCACACCTTCCGCGTGGACGCGACGGCTCCGGTGGCTCCAGTCATCACCGCTCCGGCCGACGGAGCGTTCGTCAATACCCGCACGCCGGTCATCACCGGCACGGCCGAGGCCAACACCACGGTGACGGTGTATCTCAACGGCTCGTCCGTGGGCACGGCACCGGTGGATGGCGCGGGCAACTGGAGCTTCACGACGGCGGAGCTGACGGACGGAGGGACGTACGCGGTGAAGGTGACGGCCACGGACGCGGCGGGCAACATCAGCCCCGAGTCCAACACCCGCACCTTCCACGTGGACGTGACGGTTCCGGTGGCTCCCGTGGTGATCGCACCTGACGAGGGCTCTCTGTTCAACACGCGCACGCCGGCCATCTCGGGCACGGCCGAGGCGGGCACCACGGTGACGGTCTACCTCAACGGCTCGGCCGTGGGCACCGCACCGGTGAACACCCTGGGCAACTGGAGCTTCACGACGGCGGAGCTGCCGGACGGCACGTACACGGTGAAGGTGACGGCCACGGACGTGGCGGGCAATGTCAGCCCCGAGTCCAACACCCGCGCCTTCCGCGTGGACGTGACCGCTCCCCCGGCTCCCGTCATCACCGCTCCGGCCGACGGGGCACTCGTCAACACGCGCGTCAACGTCATCACGGGCACGGCCGAGGCCAACACCACGGTGACGGTCTACCTCAATGGCTCGGCCGTGGGCACCGCGCCGGTGAATGGCACGGGGGCCTGGAGCTTCACGACGGCGGAGCTGGCGAACGGGACGTACGCGGTGAAGGTGACGACCACGGACGCGGCGGGCAACATCAGCCCCGAGTCCAACACCCGCACCTTCCGCGTGGACGCGACCGCTCCCCCGGCTCCCGTCATCACCGCTCCGGCCGAGGGCGCGCTCGTCAACACACGCATCAACATCATCATGGGAACGGCCGAGGTGGGCACCTGGGTGACGGTGTACATCAACGGTTCGTCCGTGGGCACGGCACCGGTGGATTCCGTGGGCAACTGGAGCTTCAGGACGGCGCAACTGGCGGACGGCACGTATGCGGTGACGGCCTACGCCACGGATGCCGCGGGCAACGACAGCCCCGTGGCTCCCGAGCGCCACTTCACCGTGGATGCGAGTGCGCCGGAGACGTTCATCGTCACCCATCCCCCGGAGAGCTCCCCGACAACGGACGCGGCCTTCACCTTCCGCGCGGAGGATGCGTCGTTTCCCGTGACGTACCAGTGCACCCTGGACGGTCAGTCCATTGCGTGCACGGAGTCCCTGGCGCTCATCGTGAGCGAGGGCAAGCACACGCTCACGGTCAGCGCGGTGGATGCGCTGGGCAACAGGGATGCGACGCCGGCTTCCTTCTCCTGGACCGTGGACACCGTCGCGCCCGAGGCGCCGGTGGTGGTGGCCCCGGCGGAGGGCGCCGCGCTGGAGTCCAACTCGCCCGTGGTCATCAGTGGCACCGCGGAGCCGGACAGCACCGTGATGCTCCTCTTGGATGGGCAGGAGATCGTGGTGAAGGCGAATGCCGCGGGCGAGTGGAGCTACTCCGCCAGCGGACTCGCTCCTGGCCCGTACCAGGTGACGGCCCGGGCCCGGGACGCGGCCGGCAATGTCGGCCCCGAGTCGGCCCCGCGCTCCTTCACCGTGCTGGACAGCGCGCGTGTGCCGGACACGGAGATCTCCTCGGGCCCGTCGGGCACCACGGCGGAGCGCGACGCGACGTTCACCTTCGGCTCGGAGCAGGGCGTGTCGTTCGAGTGCAGCCTGGACGGCGCGGAGTTCGCTCCCTGCACCTCGCCGGTGACCTACACCGACCTGGCGGAGGGCGAGCACACGTTCCAGGTGCGCGCCCGTGATGCCCGCGGCATCGTGGATGACACCCCGGCTTCCCGGACGTGGACCGTGGGCGAGGCGGACATCGCCTACCTCGGCGGCGGGTTCGGCTGCTCGGCCTCGGGCGGTGACTCCTCGCTCGTGCTGATGGCCCTGGGCTCGCTGCTCGCGATGGCTCGCCGCCGTCGCGCCGCCCACTGA
- a CDS encoding PAS domain-containing sensor histidine kinase: MSGDDARRWMDALTEPLVACDAGERVRYLNPAAERLLGWSTGQLVGQPFSRLLSAHPETSGERSFLRSLLARNRSGQAVRTVLLRGDGSRQEVDVTVGCSGQEREEYISVLVRRPAEVTSGERAHQLVFDNAPLGLFHFDATSTLLACNDYLARIIGAARPRIIGLRLLSLPDKSLADCVRDVLDGRHAYYEGDYHSTPTDKVTPVRVHLAPCIGEHGEVEGGVGIVEDITEQRHAESERTRLLREAQEAIRVRDDFLTIASHELKTPLTPLSLRLAGLERRLERQEPVDPALLRHARQHLMRLTALINDLLDASRIEAGRLALHFEPTRMDMIVERALVTMDAERGQHRVDYSHPEEPVRIRGDTFRLEQVIANLLENALKYSPGTSTVRVALEVRGDFALLTVSDEGIGIPKDQQEQLFERYFRARNVSITSYGGLGLGLYISRDIVERHGGRIWVESELGRGSTFYVALPLLSAVNPTPPEPHALSQHVH, translated from the coding sequence ATGTCTGGAGATGACGCACGGCGATGGATGGATGCGCTGACAGAACCGCTCGTGGCCTGCGACGCGGGCGAGCGCGTGCGCTACCTGAATCCCGCCGCCGAACGCCTGCTGGGTTGGAGCACGGGGCAGCTCGTGGGGCAGCCCTTCTCGCGCCTGCTCTCCGCGCACCCGGAGACGTCCGGCGAGCGCTCCTTCCTTCGTTCCCTGCTCGCCAGGAACCGGAGCGGGCAGGCCGTGCGGACCGTCCTCCTGCGCGGCGACGGGTCGCGGCAGGAGGTCGACGTGACGGTCGGGTGCTCCGGCCAGGAGCGCGAGGAATATATCAGCGTGCTCGTGCGGCGCCCCGCCGAGGTCACGTCCGGGGAGCGTGCCCACCAGCTCGTCTTCGACAACGCCCCCCTGGGCCTGTTCCACTTCGACGCGACCTCCACCCTCCTGGCGTGCAATGACTATCTCGCGCGCATCATCGGCGCGGCCCGGCCCCGCATCATCGGGCTGCGCCTGCTGTCGCTCCCGGACAAGTCCCTGGCGGACTGCGTGCGCGACGTGCTCGACGGGCGCCATGCCTATTACGAGGGGGACTACCACTCCACCCCCACGGACAAGGTGACACCCGTGCGCGTCCACCTGGCCCCGTGCATCGGGGAGCATGGCGAGGTGGAGGGCGGCGTGGGCATCGTCGAGGACATCACCGAGCAGCGCCACGCGGAGAGCGAGCGCACCCGCCTGCTGCGCGAGGCCCAGGAGGCCATCCGCGTGCGCGACGACTTCCTCACCATCGCCTCGCACGAGCTCAAGACGCCCCTCACCCCCCTGTCGCTGCGGCTGGCGGGCCTGGAGCGCCGGCTGGAGCGGCAGGAGCCGGTGGACCCCGCCCTGCTGCGCCACGCGCGCCAGCACCTCATGCGGCTCACCGCTCTCATCAATGACTTGCTGGATGCCTCGCGCATCGAGGCGGGCCGGCTCGCGTTGCATTTCGAGCCCACGCGCATGGACATGATCGTGGAGCGGGCCCTGGTCACCATGGACGCCGAGCGCGGCCAGCACCGCGTCGACTACTCACACCCGGAAGAGCCGGTGCGCATCCGGGGTGACACGTTCCGGCTCGAGCAGGTCATCGCCAATCTGCTGGAGAACGCCCTCAAGTACAGCCCCGGCACCAGCACCGTGCGCGTGGCGTTGGAGGTGCGCGGGGACTTCGCGCTGCTGACCGTGTCGGACGAGGGCATTGGCATCCCGAAGGATCAGCAGGAGCAGCTCTTCGAGCGCTACTTCCGCGCCCGCAACGTCTCCATCACCTCCTACGGCGGACTGGGACTGGGGCTCTACATCAGCCGCGACATCGTGGAGCGCCACGGAGGCCGCATCTGGGTGGAGAGCGAGTTGGGCCGAGGCTCCACCTTCTACGTGGCCCTGCCGCTGCTGTCCGCCGTCAATCCCACGCCCCCCGAGCCCCACGCCCTGTCCCAGCACGTGCACTGA
- a CDS encoding endonuclease/exonuclease/phosphatase family protein → MTDSLRIVSYNVRYFGHALRGLASTLGPKRRVAAALATLEPLPDIICLQEVETQSFRSSVAHRPARPDETQLEAFMGRMEETFALLNRPMPYEAFYFRAHRYGVRDFSLYTTGLAILVNTRRLAVDTHNVDAPHPITHHHVQMLRERKQSRICAHMRLVRQEDGLPLHVFNTHLSLPTPFARAFWATRDKMGNGINQLHEARALAALVQRHSRGEPFVVCGDFNSPPASPVYQFFCDEARFTSAQAAVGQIDPRVSRGFPTAGFMHMRMHLDHIFSGEHVRWLDTDSTHAFGDTRSRFHGLSDHMPLIARFLLESPTARAEASTPPAP, encoded by the coding sequence ATGACCGATAGTCTCCGCATCGTCAGCTACAACGTGCGCTACTTCGGGCACGCCTTGCGGGGTCTCGCCAGCACGCTGGGGCCCAAGCGGCGGGTGGCCGCCGCACTGGCCACGTTGGAGCCCCTGCCCGACATCATCTGCCTGCAGGAGGTGGAGACACAGTCGTTCCGCAGCAGCGTCGCCCACCGCCCCGCCCGCCCCGACGAGACCCAGCTCGAGGCCTTCATGGGCCGCATGGAGGAGACCTTCGCCCTCCTCAACCGCCCCATGCCCTACGAGGCCTTCTACTTCCGCGCCCACCGCTACGGCGTGCGCGACTTCTCGCTCTACACCACGGGCCTGGCCATCCTCGTCAACACCCGGCGGCTCGCGGTGGACACCCACAACGTGGACGCGCCCCACCCCATCACCCACCACCACGTGCAGATGCTGCGCGAGCGCAAGCAGAGCCGCATCTGCGCCCACATGCGCCTGGTGCGCCAGGAGGATGGGCTGCCCCTGCATGTCTTCAACACCCACCTGAGCCTGCCCACGCCCTTCGCCCGCGCCTTCTGGGCCACCCGGGACAAGATGGGCAACGGCATCAACCAGCTCCACGAGGCACGTGCCCTCGCCGCGCTCGTGCAGCGCCACTCACGGGGCGAGCCCTTCGTCGTTTGCGGGGACTTCAACTCGCCCCCGGCCTCGCCCGTCTACCAGTTCTTCTGTGACGAGGCGCGCTTCACCAGTGCCCAGGCGGCGGTGGGGCAGATCGATCCGCGCGTCTCCCGGGGCTTCCCCACCGCGGGCTTCATGCACATGCGCATGCACCTGGACCACATCTTCTCCGGCGAGCACGTGCGGTGGCTCGACACCGACAGCACGCACGCCTTTGGCGACACGCGCAGCCGCTTCCATGGGCTGTCGGACCACATGCCCCTCATCGCGCGCTTCCTGCTGGAGTCCCCGACCGCACGGGCCGAGGCGTCCACTCCCCCCGCGCCGTGA
- a CDS encoding AAA family ATPase, translating to MTPPPSRFHGTDTYLSSEGLQAAVNCALTLQRPLLVRGEPGTGKTLLAEAVAQSLGLRLLTWHVKSTTRAQDGLYVYDTVQRLYDSRFGDGDVRDIRRYIRLGPLGEAFASKERVVLLLDEVDKADVEFPNDLLHELDRMRFRVTETNEDVVATHRPVVIITSNNEKELPDAFLRRCVFHFIDFPDQELMRRIVEVHHPNLDASLTEQSLKVFYELRNFTRLRKRPSTSELVDWIAVLKANGVTQVKLDEQLPFLGALIKREQDLMAVADAFGRGRRTKA from the coding sequence ATGACGCCTCCTCCTTCCCGCTTCCACGGAACCGATACCTACCTCTCCAGCGAGGGCCTCCAGGCCGCCGTCAACTGCGCGCTGACGCTCCAGCGTCCGTTGCTGGTGCGCGGCGAGCCGGGCACGGGAAAAACCCTCCTGGCCGAGGCCGTGGCCCAGAGCCTGGGCCTGCGCCTGCTCACCTGGCACGTGAAGAGCACCACGCGCGCCCAGGACGGGCTCTACGTCTACGACACCGTGCAGCGCCTGTATGACTCGCGCTTTGGCGACGGGGACGTGCGCGACATCCGCCGCTACATCCGCCTGGGGCCGCTGGGCGAGGCGTTCGCCTCGAAGGAGCGCGTGGTGCTGCTCCTGGACGAGGTGGACAAGGCCGACGTGGAGTTCCCCAACGATCTGCTCCACGAGCTGGACCGGATGCGCTTCCGCGTCACGGAGACGAACGAGGACGTGGTGGCCACGCACCGTCCGGTGGTCATCATCACCAGCAACAACGAGAAGGAGCTGCCGGATGCCTTCCTGCGCCGGTGCGTCTTCCACTTCATCGACTTCCCGGACCAGGAGCTGATGCGGCGCATCGTCGAGGTGCACCACCCGAACCTGGACGCGTCGCTCACGGAGCAGTCGCTCAAGGTGTTCTACGAGCTGCGCAACTTCACGCGGCTGCGCAAGCGCCCGTCCACGAGCGAACTGGTCGATTGGATCGCCGTGCTCAAGGCCAACGGTGTCACCCAGGTGAAGCTGGACGAGCAGTTGCCCTTCCTGGGGGCGCTGATCAAACGTGAGCAGGACCTGATGGCGGTGGCGGACGCGTTCGGACGCGGCCGGCGGACCAAGGCCTGA
- a CDS encoding vWA domain-containing protein, with product MFLPFLYELRRRGVPVGAHEAISLAGALKAGLHDSSLDGFYHVARALLVHAETHLDAFDQAFLAHFKGVEVAGQQLTEELLEWLKEARERHELTPEERALLEHFDAEELEKLFQQRLEEQRERHDGGTKWIGTGGASPFGHSGQPREGFRVGGPAASGSKQAMRLAGARAYQGYRGDVVLDTRQMAVALRKLRAFTREGAPDELDVEGSIAATAKNAGELEVVTRPPRKPNTRVVLMMDVGGSMDPYAHLVSRLFSVAKQATHFKELRTYYFHNCVYGRVFENATLTGGISVPDLMGQVGRHYKLVMVGDALMAPYELTLRTDVYGRYALEGGKEGLVWLMELARHFERSAWLNPEPIQTWRGNTIAAVRNVFDMFPLTLDGLGEAVGHLTKGKMVRGRK from the coding sequence ATGTTCCTGCCCTTCCTCTACGAATTGCGGCGGCGCGGGGTGCCGGTGGGCGCGCACGAGGCGATCTCCCTGGCGGGGGCGCTGAAGGCGGGGCTGCATGACAGCTCGCTGGATGGCTTCTACCACGTGGCGCGCGCGCTGCTGGTGCACGCGGAGACGCACCTGGATGCCTTTGATCAGGCCTTCCTGGCGCACTTCAAGGGAGTGGAGGTGGCGGGGCAGCAGCTCACCGAGGAGCTGCTCGAGTGGCTCAAGGAAGCGCGGGAGCGGCACGAGCTGACGCCGGAGGAGCGGGCGCTGCTGGAGCACTTCGACGCGGAGGAACTGGAGAAGCTCTTCCAGCAGCGGTTGGAGGAGCAGCGCGAGCGGCACGACGGTGGGACGAAGTGGATTGGGACGGGGGGGGCGTCGCCCTTCGGGCACTCGGGGCAGCCGCGCGAGGGCTTCCGGGTGGGAGGCCCCGCGGCCAGTGGCAGCAAGCAGGCGATGCGGCTGGCGGGGGCGCGCGCGTACCAGGGCTACCGGGGCGACGTGGTGCTGGACACGCGGCAGATGGCGGTGGCGCTGCGCAAGCTCCGGGCCTTCACGCGCGAGGGGGCGCCGGACGAGCTGGACGTGGAGGGCTCCATCGCGGCGACGGCGAAGAACGCGGGCGAGCTGGAGGTGGTGACGCGTCCGCCGCGCAAGCCCAACACGCGCGTGGTGTTGATGATGGACGTGGGCGGCTCGATGGACCCATATGCCCACCTGGTGAGTCGGCTCTTCTCCGTGGCGAAGCAGGCCACGCACTTCAAGGAGCTGCGCACCTACTACTTCCACAACTGCGTGTATGGCCGCGTGTTCGAGAACGCGACGCTGACGGGGGGCATCAGCGTGCCGGACCTCATGGGACAGGTGGGGCGGCACTACAAGCTGGTGATGGTGGGGGACGCGCTGATGGCGCCCTACGAGCTGACCCTGCGCACGGACGTGTATGGCCGCTATGCGCTGGAGGGGGGCAAGGAAGGGCTGGTGTGGCTGATGGAGCTGGCGAGGCACTTCGAGCGCAGTGCCTGGCTCAACCCCGAGCCCATCCAGACGTGGAGGGGCAACACCATTGCCGCCGTGCGGAACGTGTTCGACATGTTCCCCCTGACGCTTGACGGGCTGGGTGAGGCGGTGGGGCACCTGACCAAGGGGAAGATGGTGCGCGGCCGGAAGTAG
- a CDS encoding NUDIX hydrolase, translated as MTEGSAWQGPWKVRLCERVRERGFDSLTAFAEARPAVPLHVLAEELGEEDVAGVQVLSGLLAEAEQRKQVTRFVRDVLVRLLSQSVPDGWPAVMDDANRFKVAEALGSWSAYTPETHEERVARARATLRATPPPPGWRPLNPDDELLRTLLPDEEA; from the coding sequence ATGACAGAGGGGAGTGCCTGGCAAGGCCCCTGGAAGGTGCGCCTGTGCGAGCGGGTTCGTGAGCGTGGTTTCGACTCGCTCACGGCCTTCGCGGAGGCGCGTCCCGCCGTGCCTTTGCATGTGCTCGCCGAGGAGCTGGGCGAGGAGGACGTCGCCGGGGTGCAGGTGTTGAGCGGGCTCCTCGCCGAGGCAGAGCAGCGCAAGCAAGTCACGCGCTTCGTGCGTGATGTACTCGTGCGCCTCTTGTCCCAGAGCGTCCCCGACGGCTGGCCGGCCGTGATGGACGACGCCAACCGTTTCAAGGTCGCCGAGGCACTTGGCTCGTGGTCTGCCTACACCCCTGAAACCCATGAGGAGCGCGTCGCACGGGCCAGGGCAACGCTCCGCGCCACGCCGCCACCGCCCGGCTGGCGCCCGCTCAATCCTGACGACGAGCTGCTGCGCACGCTCCTGCCCGACGAGGAAGCTTGA
- a CDS encoding NUDIX hydrolase — MTKGSAWQGNWRVRLYERIRERGFDSLTAFADARPAVPLHALAEELGEEDVAGVQVMGGLLAEAEQRKQVTRFVRDVLVRILSQNLPEGWPAILDESSRFTVAQSFAMWTSFTPETHKERVMQARAALRATPPPPGWRPLSPDDELLRTLLPDEEV; from the coding sequence ATGACAAAGGGGAGCGCCTGGCAAGGTAACTGGAGGGTCCGCCTGTATGAGCGGATTCGAGAGCGTGGTTTCGACTCGCTCACAGCCTTCGCGGATGCGCGTCCCGCCGTGCCGTTGCATGCACTCGCCGAGGAACTGGGCGAAGAGGACGTCGCCGGAGTTCAGGTGATGGGCGGGTTACTGGCCGAAGCGGAGCAGCGCAAGCAAGTCACGCGTTTCGTGCGTGATGTACTCGTGCGAATTTTGTCGCAAAACCTCCCAGAGGGTTGGCCCGCCATACTGGACGAATCATCCCGTTTCACGGTGGCCCAGTCCTTCGCCATGTGGACCAGCTTCACGCCTGAAACCCACAAGGAACGGGTCATGCAGGCCAGGGCAGCGCTCCGCGCCACGCCACCACCGCCCGGTTGGCGCCCGCTCAGCCCTGACGACGAGTTGCTGCGCACGCTCCTGCCTGACGAGGAAGTCTAG